A region from the Nitrospirota bacterium genome encodes:
- a CDS encoding response regulator transcription factor, with product MAHKGSILIVEDEAKIADVLKAYLEKDGFRVRVSATGQSALSSLKEGFSLIILDLMLPDISGEDICKAIRQDSDVPIIMLTAKSAEEERIKGLGIGADDYVVKPFSPRELIARVNALLRRTKKTGSTLSFNRGSLVIDVERHEVKKHGNLISLTPIEFRILLALSERPGMVMSRQKLINLAQGYDFEGYERTIDAHVKNIRQKIGDAQKEPVFIKTVYGIGYKFIGDRDED from the coding sequence ATGGCTCACAAAGGCTCGATACTTATAGTTGAGGATGAGGCAAAGATAGCCGATGTCCTCAAGGCTTATCTTGAAAAAGATGGCTTTAGAGTCAGGGTTTCAGCTACGGGTCAATCCGCATTAAGCTCTCTTAAAGAGGGGTTTAGCCTCATAATATTAGACCTCATGTTGCCGGATATCTCAGGAGAGGATATTTGTAAGGCAATACGACAGGACTCGGATGTGCCAATAATCATGCTTACTGCCAAAAGTGCCGAGGAGGAAAGAATTAAAGGCCTTGGCATTGGTGCAGATGACTATGTGGTGAAGCCATTCAGTCCAAGGGAGCTTATTGCACGGGTAAATGCACTTCTTAGAAGGACAAAGAAGACAGGAAGCACCCTGAGTTTTAATCGGGGGAGCCTTGTCATCGATGTAGAAAGGCATGAGGTCAAAAAACATGGTAATCTAATTTCCCTCACACCTATCGAGTTCAGGATCCTTCTTGCCCTATCGGAAAGACCCGGTATGGTCATGAGCAGACAAAAGCTCATCAACCTTGCTCAGGGCTATGACTTTGAGGGCTATGAAAGGACCATAGATGCCCATGTGAAAAACATAAGGCAAAAGATAGGAGATGCTCAAAAAGAGCCTGTATTTATAAAGACAGTCTATGGCATTGGATATAAATTTATTGGTGACAGGGATGAGGACTAA
- a CDS encoding HAMP domain-containing histidine kinase, translated as MRTKLFLAFFVVILTALLSNLIFKRLIIRDFDEYVMGTREDRLYWVLASVEGSYTEKGWDISALRQTLHWAIMFGYDAEVRDTSGKTVLTADNVFRTLTPTMQRTMEASLYLHEPESPLEEYPIYAEGKEIGSIYVRALKRKGLIAEKEAVFKQRGRDFLFISFLIAGGGALFLSFVFSMFLTVPIRRLKRASEKLASGDLTVRVRANSKDEIGELSQAFNHMVETLQREESLRKHLTSNIAHELRTPLAIMQVNIEAIIDGVLPADKERFEDIKAEVLRLINLVSAIEDATKAEASFFKKSEYIRTGLRDFLEGLKEAMLPLFSTKGISLLLEERDDFEVSMDVDRLEPVLRNILSNSLRYTDKGAVWIDYGKGKKNFFISVRDSGRGIKEEDIPKIFDRFYRGKGSEGIGLGLSIVKELVDAMGGSIEVSSKLGSGTTFKLTLPL; from the coding sequence ATGAGGACTAAACTCTTTCTTGCATTTTTTGTCGTAATCCTTACTGCACTTCTGTCCAATCTCATCTTTAAGCGACTCATCATAAGGGACTTCGACGAATATGTAATGGGCACAAGGGAAGATAGGCTCTACTGGGTTTTAGCATCGGTTGAAGGCTCTTACACCGAAAAAGGCTGGGACATCTCAGCTCTAAGACAGACCCTTCACTGGGCAATAATGTTTGGCTATGATGCAGAGGTCAGAGATACCTCGGGAAAAACCGTTTTAACAGCAGACAATGTATTCAGAACCCTTACGCCTACAATGCAAAGGACAATGGAGGCATCGTTGTACCTTCATGAGCCTGAATCTCCTTTAGAGGAATACCCTATCTATGCAGAGGGCAAAGAGATAGGCTCGATTTATGTCAGGGCTCTTAAGAGAAAAGGACTCATTGCAGAAAAAGAAGCAGTTTTTAAGCAGAGGGGACGGGACTTTCTATTTATATCGTTTCTGATTGCAGGTGGAGGAGCACTGTTCCTTTCATTTGTCTTTAGCATGTTTCTTACAGTGCCCATAAGAAGGCTCAAAAGGGCATCCGAGAAACTGGCAAGCGGGGATTTAACCGTAAGGGTAAGGGCTAATTCAAAAGATGAGATTGGAGAGCTCTCTCAAGCATTCAACCATATGGTAGAGACCTTACAGAGAGAAGAATCCCTGAGAAAGCATCTTACATCAAACATAGCACATGAGCTCAGAACTCCCCTCGCTATCATGCAGGTAAACATAGAGGCAATAATCGACGGAGTCCTCCCTGCTGACAAAGAAAGGTTCGAAGACATAAAGGCAGAGGTTCTTAGATTGATTAACCTCGTTAGTGCAATAGAGGACGCAACCAAGGCAGAGGCAAGCTTCTTTAAAAAGTCTGAATACATAAGGACGGGCTTGAGAGACTTTCTCGAGGGACTTAAGGAGGCAATGCTTCCTCTTTTTTCCACAAAGGGCATTTCACTTTTACTCGAGGAAAGAGATGACTTCGAAGTCTCGATGGATGTAGACAGGCTTGAGCCCGTGCTGAGAAATATTCTATCAAATTCCCTGAGATATACCGATAAAGGAGCTGTATGGATTGACTATGGAAAGGGCAAAAAAAACTTCTTCATCTCCGTGAGAGACTCAGGAAGAGGAATTAAAGAGGAAGACATACCTAAGATATTCGACAGGTTTTATAGAGGCAAGGGCTCAGAAGGCATAGGGCTTGGGCTTTCCATCGTAAAAGAGCTTGTTGATGCAATGGGTGGAAGTATTGAGGTCTCAAGTAAGTTAGGTAGTGGCACGACCTTTAAGCTCACGCTTCCCTTATAG
- a CDS encoding YihY/virulence factor BrkB family protein: protein MRYLKIIFRSIRDFLKEDGVVLSSYLSFVSIVTALPFCLLIITAFGYLIKEHQAFQGFFLEKLIGFFPQAVVGITEELKRLITFRGIGKWSIMVYFFFSYQFFIALQRAVNAMFKVKKQLSFFRSIFFSLVVVTIVITVLLLSFVLTSFIPLISVFTEEMPFKAGWISAYLIRFVVPFLLMLTIAVSLYVILPMKKVKLRHAFVGGLFTAVMLESAKHIFTWYVGSVSRLGAIYGSLTVFVVFLLWVFYCSSLFLIGASLVNNLEGDKK, encoded by the coding sequence ATGAGATACCTAAAGATAATATTCAGAAGTATCAGGGATTTCCTTAAGGAAGACGGTGTAGTGCTATCGTCATACCTGTCTTTTGTGTCAATAGTAACTGCACTGCCATTTTGTCTTCTTATAATTACTGCATTTGGATACCTTATTAAGGAGCATCAGGCATTTCAGGGATTCTTCCTCGAAAAACTTATTGGATTTTTTCCACAGGCAGTAGTGGGCATAACAGAAGAGCTAAAAAGGCTTATAACCTTCAGGGGAATTGGAAAATGGAGTATTATGGTTTACTTTTTCTTTTCATATCAGTTTTTTATTGCCCTTCAGAGGGCAGTGAATGCCATGTTTAAGGTAAAGAAGCAATTGTCGTTTTTCAGGTCCATCTTCTTTTCTTTGGTAGTTGTAACCATTGTGATTACAGTGCTTCTTTTATCTTTTGTCCTTACATCGTTTATACCGCTTATAAGTGTCTTCACAGAGGAGATGCCGTTTAAGGCAGGCTGGATTTCAGCATACCTCATAAGGTTCGTTGTGCCGTTTCTGCTTATGCTCACGATTGCCGTGTCGCTTTATGTTATCCTGCCCATGAAAAAAGTGAAGTTGAGACATGCGTTTGTTGGCGGGCTTTTTACGGCAGTGATGCTTGAGTCGGCAAAGCACATCTTTACATGGTATGTAGGCTCTGTGTCAAGGCTCGGTGCGATTTATGGCTCGCTTACCGTGTTTGTGGTATTCCTGCTTTGGGTGTTTTATTGTTCGTCTTTGTTTTTGATAGGTGCGTCTTTGGTCAATAACCTCGAAGGAGATAAGAAATGA
- the der gene encoding ribosome biogenesis GTPase Der produces the protein MAGPVVAIVGRPNSGKSSLFNRVSGRTSAIVEEMSGVTRDRNYMDVQYGGKAFVIVDTGGFYIEAEPDIERQVREQAMFAISEADLIIHLLDGKEGISPADMELAGLIRKSGKQCLTAINKIDGTTKEDRIYDFYGLGVEELIAVSAKTGYNFDEFMERLISYLPSSALEAYDYPMIAVIGRPNVGKSTFVNSLLGKPRMIVSQIPGTTRDSIDSVCTYYGHRYLLIDTAGIRRRARGYSIERFAMLRAMKSIGRADVCLMMLDATEGILKDDQKIAGMVHMNSKGAIFLLNKWDLIENPDETYKRLTSEIRRKLWFLEHAPMLTISGVERKRVTKVFPIIDEVIKERQKRISTRQLNELLKSAPTPTLKGKKIKLRYITQVGIKPPTFVVFTNNPEGIKEDYMRYLEKLLRQRYSFKGTPIKIFKRGYDRHYKKGHK, from the coding sequence ATGGCAGGACCTGTTGTGGCAATAGTTGGAAGGCCAAATTCAGGGAAGTCCTCCCTGTTTAACAGAGTTTCAGGCAGGACATCGGCAATCGTAGAGGAAATGTCAGGGGTAACGAGGGACAGAAACTACATGGATGTACAATATGGAGGAAAGGCATTCGTTATTGTGGATACAGGCGGGTTTTATATAGAGGCAGAGCCTGATATCGAAAGGCAGGTAAGGGAGCAGGCAATGTTTGCAATCAGCGAGGCTGACCTTATAATCCATCTCCTCGATGGCAAAGAAGGCATCAGCCCTGCTGATATGGAGCTTGCAGGACTGATAAGGAAATCGGGCAAGCAGTGCCTTACTGCCATTAACAAGATAGATGGCACGACAAAAGAGGATAGGATTTATGATTTTTACGGTCTTGGCGTCGAGGAACTTATAGCTGTTTCTGCAAAAACAGGCTATAACTTCGATGAGTTCATGGAAAGGCTGATTTCATACCTGCCCTCATCTGCTTTAGAGGCTTATGACTACCCGATGATTGCAGTCATCGGAAGACCCAATGTAGGCAAATCGACCTTTGTAAACTCCCTGCTTGGAAAACCAAGGATGATTGTCAGTCAAATACCCGGCACGACCAGAGACTCGATAGACTCTGTCTGCACTTACTATGGGCATAGATACCTGCTCATAGATACAGCAGGCATAAGGAGAAGGGCAAGGGGATATTCTATCGAGAGGTTTGCAATGCTCAGGGCAATGAAAAGCATCGGGCGGGCTGATGTCTGCCTCATGATGCTCGATGCCACTGAAGGCATTCTGAAGGATGACCAGAAGATTGCAGGTATGGTGCACATGAACTCAAAGGGCGCTATATTTCTTCTTAATAAATGGGACCTTATAGAGAACCCGGATGAAACATATAAGAGGCTTACCTCTGAGATAAGGCGGAAACTCTGGTTTTTAGAGCATGCACCTATGCTTACCATATCAGGGGTTGAAAGGAAAAGGGTGACAAAGGTCTTTCCTATTATAGATGAGGTCATTAAGGAAAGACAAAAAAGGATAAGCACAAGGCAGCTGAATGAGCTTTTGAAATCAGCACCTACTCCAACACTGAAAGGTAAGAAGATAAAGCTCCGATATATAACTCAGGTGGGCATTAAGCCACCAACATTCGTTGTCTTTACAAACAACCCCGAAGGTATAAAAGAAGACTATATGAGGTATCTCGAAAAACTCCTGAGACAAAGGTATTCCTTTAAAGGAACACCCATAAAGATATTTAAAAGGGGTTACGACAGGCATTACAAAAAAGGGCATAAATGA